The proteins below are encoded in one region of Apostichopus japonicus isolate 1M-3 chromosome 4, ASM3797524v1, whole genome shotgun sequence:
- the LOC139967032 gene encoding uncharacterized protein, translated as MACDTRTVYTPGFFCEIKGDMARNRRPPIISCKTDNNGATAKDSPRLTLTMDWVKYVYGIILLLHMVLPVNDAAVVEMRTKNLLFDRATITYNVLEKQHVTLVCQHGYQEHVNILERSVVDQSVENLVVENSELNTKFTDRFEYTNVGSHETLHKLKIKHLWRNYTDYTYKCVGRTNLEVTSLTLKVLYPPDTVYPICSSNFSETVDGEKPIEFQCLTEEAYPPVNMYIEKPPNLQVRNFSARNGSHVVQRLIVNNTSEMLKSLEDFECVIYQVFPSELEVSDARRNRSCFFSDQEEVNRNTKATAMTTSVSSPDSTSSTVPLYNSSLVLMCVVMCLYMNSVLT; from the exons atgGCTTGCGATACACGTACCGTATAtactcccgggttcttttgcgaaaTCAAGGGAGATATGGCACGGAATCGTAGGCCACCAATTATCAGTTGTAAAACTGATAATAATGGAG CTACAGCCAAAGATTCACCGAGATTGACGTTAACAATGGACTGGGTAAAGTACGTTTATGGTATAATATTACTATTGCATATGGTACTACCGGTTAATGATGCTGCTGTCGTTGAGATGAGAACGAAGAACCTTCTATTCGACAGGGCGACGATAACCTACAACGTACTTGAAAAGCAACATGTCACCTTGGTCTGTCAACATGGATACCAAGAACATGTTAACATCCTAGAACGATCCGTGGTAGACCAAAGTGTAGAAAATCTCGTAGTTGAGAACTCTGAATTAAATACCAAATTTACGGATCGATTCGAGTACACCAATGTGGGTTCACATGAAACCCTAcacaaacttaaaataaaacatcttTGGAGAAATTACACCGATTACACCTACAAATGTGTCGGCCGTACTAATCTGGAAGTAACATCATTGACTTTAAAAGTGCTTTACCCGCCGGACACCGTGTATCCCATCTGTTCATCGAACTTCTCGGAGACTGTCGATGGGGAAAAGCCAATTGAATTCCAATGCTTAACGGAGGAGGCTTACCCCCCGGTTAATATGTACATCGAAAAGCCCCCAAATCTTCAAGTTCGTAACTTCTCGGCAAGGAACGGATCCCACGTGGTGCAAAGATTGATCGTGAATAATACTTCAGAAATGTTAAAAAGCTTAGAAGATTTTGAATGCGTCATCTATCAAGTCTTTCCATCTGAGCTGGAGGTAAGTGATGCCCGCAGGAATCGTTCTTGCTTCTTTTCCGATCAGGAAGAAGTGAATAGAAACACCAAAGCAACAGCAATGACTACTAGTGTATCATCTCCAGACTCGACTTCCTCGACAGTACCGCTCTACAATTCATCTCTTGTACTAATGTGTGTAGTGATGTGCCTATATATGAACAGTGTACTGACCTGA